One segment of Rhodothermus bifroesti DNA contains the following:
- a CDS encoding adenosylcobalamin-dependent ribonucleoside-diphosphate reductase encodes MKVTLGPELAPHFHEPVSWQIWDAKYRYREGTQLRDQTIEDTWRRVAQAVAAAEPETERARWAERFYQVLYGFKFLPGGRILAGAGTRHRVTLFNCFVMGIIEDSLEGILDSLKEGALTMQQGGGVGYDFSTLRPAGTRARTTGTIASGPVSFMHIWDATCATLLSTGVRRGAMMATLRCDHPDIEAFITAKHQAGVLTHFNLSVQVFDAFMEAVRRDLDWPLVFPAASLESEPLGDRPIVYRRWTGTDRPVPCRILRVVKARALWDAILRSTYDYAEPGVLFIDTINRVNNLAYREYITATNPCGEQPLPPYGACNLGSLNLTRFVRHPFTPEAALDWEGLRETVAVAVRLLDNVIDVSGFPLPAQAEQARATRRIGLGITGLADALIMLGLHYASEEARRLAAQLMRTICYTAYRTSIALAREKGPFPFFERERYLESPFIQALPEDIRQGIATYGIRNSHLLSIAPTGTTSLLANNISSGIEPVFAYRYTRHVLNANGERQSYTLTDYALRLWHQLHGETAALPEAFVDAQHLDPFEHLKMQAALQPYVDGAISKTINVPPDTPFSTFRQLYDWAYDHGLKGCTTYRPSAVRGAVLEVVSGSMGESTHCCSIEREAD; translated from the coding sequence ATGAAAGTAACGCTTGGGCCAGAACTGGCGCCGCATTTTCACGAACCGGTTTCTTGGCAAATTTGGGATGCCAAGTATCGCTATCGTGAAGGTACGCAACTGCGCGATCAGACCATTGAGGATACCTGGCGCCGGGTTGCCCAAGCAGTGGCAGCTGCCGAACCGGAAACAGAACGGGCGCGCTGGGCTGAACGCTTCTACCAAGTGCTCTACGGCTTTAAATTTTTGCCCGGCGGTCGCATTTTAGCTGGGGCCGGGACGCGCCACCGCGTGACGCTTTTCAACTGCTTTGTGATGGGCATCATCGAAGATTCGCTGGAAGGCATTCTCGACAGCCTCAAGGAAGGCGCTCTGACCATGCAGCAGGGGGGAGGGGTAGGGTACGATTTTTCTACGTTGCGACCTGCTGGCACGCGAGCACGCACTACAGGCACGATCGCTTCAGGGCCGGTCTCGTTTATGCACATCTGGGATGCTACTTGCGCTACACTGCTTTCGACGGGCGTCCGGCGCGGCGCGATGATGGCCACGCTACGCTGCGACCACCCCGACATCGAAGCATTCATTACGGCCAAGCACCAAGCCGGCGTACTCACCCATTTCAACCTATCGGTACAGGTCTTCGATGCGTTTATGGAAGCCGTACGCCGCGACCTCGATTGGCCGCTGGTTTTCCCAGCCGCTTCCTTAGAAAGCGAGCCCCTGGGCGATAGGCCCATCGTATATCGACGCTGGACAGGCACCGATCGCCCGGTCCCCTGCCGCATACTCCGCGTGGTCAAGGCTCGAGCGCTTTGGGATGCGATCCTGCGCTCGACCTACGACTACGCTGAACCTGGCGTGCTCTTCATAGACACGATCAATCGCGTCAATAACCTCGCCTATCGGGAGTATATCACTGCTACAAACCCCTGCGGCGAGCAACCGCTGCCCCCTTACGGCGCCTGCAACCTGGGATCGCTCAACCTGACGCGCTTTGTGCGCCATCCTTTTACACCGGAAGCCGCGCTGGACTGGGAAGGACTCCGCGAAACCGTGGCAGTAGCCGTACGCTTACTCGACAATGTGATCGATGTATCGGGTTTTCCGTTGCCAGCCCAAGCCGAACAAGCCCGTGCTACACGGCGCATTGGGTTAGGCATTACTGGACTGGCTGATGCGCTCATTATGCTGGGGCTGCACTATGCCTCGGAAGAAGCGCGCCGGCTGGCTGCACAACTGATGCGAACCATCTGCTACACGGCTTACCGGACTTCGATCGCTCTTGCCCGAGAAAAAGGCCCTTTCCCCTTTTTTGAACGTGAGCGCTACCTCGAAAGTCCCTTTATTCAGGCATTGCCTGAAGATATTCGGCAAGGTATTGCTACCTACGGGATCCGGAATAGCCACCTGCTCTCCATTGCTCCTACAGGCACCACCAGTCTTCTGGCCAATAATATTTCCAGTGGCATTGAACCTGTCTTTGCCTACCGTTATACCCGACATGTGCTAAACGCTAACGGCGAGCGGCAAAGCTATACGCTTACGGACTACGCCCTGCGTTTGTGGCACCAGCTTCATGGGGAAACAGCCGCGCTGCCTGAAGCCTTTGTAGATGCGCAGCACCTAGACCCCTTTGAACATCTGAAAATGCAAGCAGCCCTGCAGCCGTATGTGGACGGGGCGATTTCCAAAACGATCAACGTGCCTCCCGACACGCCGTTTAGCACGTTTCGGCAGCTGTACGACTGGGCCTACGATCACGGCCTTAAGGGATGCACAACCTACCGGCCCAGTGCTGTGCGGGGTGCCGTACTAGAAGTGGTGAGCGGTAGCATGGGTGAAAGCACCCACTGCTGCAGCATCGAACGCGAAGCCGACTAA
- a CDS encoding dihydrofolate reductase — MAAAARPEIVLIAALAQKNRVIGREGRLPWHLPEDLRRFKRLTMGHPLLMGRKTFVSLLEQFGGPLPGRRHLVLSRTWGNLEMAGVEVYPDVEAALAAVQDVPVLFIAGGADIYAQFLPHADRLELTLVEGDYEGDAFFPPYEHLIGPVFEAVAVETHPGFRFITYRRRAGA; from the coding sequence ATGGCAGCTGCAGCGCGTCCCGAAATCGTTTTAATTGCCGCACTGGCCCAAAAAAACCGGGTCATTGGGCGTGAAGGCCGTCTGCCCTGGCATTTGCCCGAAGACCTGCGGCGGTTCAAACGGCTGACTATGGGGCACCCGCTGCTCATGGGACGCAAGACGTTTGTCTCGCTGCTGGAACAATTCGGCGGTCCCTTACCTGGACGACGTCACCTGGTACTTTCGCGCACGTGGGGCAATCTGGAAATGGCGGGTGTAGAAGTGTATCCGGATGTCGAAGCAGCCTTGGCTGCGGTACAGGACGTGCCCGTGCTCTTCATTGCTGGGGGTGCCGATATTTATGCGCAGTTTTTGCCGCACGCTGACCGGCTAGAACTGACACTGGTAGAGGGCGACTACGAAGGCGATGCGTTTTTTCCCCCTTACGAACATCTCATCGGACCGGTTTTCGAAGCGGTGGCGGTCGAAACGCACCCCGGCTTTCGCTTCATCACCTATCGCCGCCGCGCTGGAGCTTAA